One genomic region from Strix uralensis isolate ZFMK-TIS-50842 chromosome 19, bStrUra1, whole genome shotgun sequence encodes:
- the BPTF gene encoding nucleosome-remodeling factor subunit BPTF isoform X17, giving the protein MRGRRGRPPKQQQPAAATAQASSPAPPAPAGPIGGLRSRQRGSSRGRWATSAQAETAGPKQKGAGAAQASSPATASPRGGSKRKGGSGSSSTPGGGGSSGKGRGRAGAGGAGGGGGGGSCNSQGRAASSRRSISKVVYDDHESEEEEESMVSEEEEEGDPEDNQDSEEEEEEEIMEEEDDDDSDYPEEMEDEDDASYCTESSFRSHSTYSSTPGRRRQRVHRPRSPILEEKDIPPLEFPKSSEDLMVPSEHIMNVIAIYEVLRNFGTVLRLSPFRFEDFCAALVSQEQCTLMAEMHIVLLKAVLREEDTSNTTFGPADLKDSVNSTLYFIDGMTWPEVLRVYCESDKEYHHVLPYQETEDYPYGPVENKIKVLQFLVDQFLTTNIAREELMSEGVIQYDDHCRVCHKLGDLLCCETCSAVYHLECVKPPLEEVPEDEWQCEVCVAHKVPGVTDCVAEIQKNKPYIRHEPIGYDRHRRKYWFLNRRIIIEEDSESEKDKKIWYYSTKIQLAELIECLDKDYWEADLCKTLEEMREEIHRHMDVTEDLTNKARGNNKSFLSAANDEILDIIRARKGEIVEDKNTADDEAEKAKSDIDNDQTDAERGKEESGDQDKTEETPTEQDAEKVKTEEATVVGDKSNSVTSSTDDSNTNPSAGETSCSEGKNAMGCQSETLDSNNVAEKKVASELPQELSEETGQMIPSNSSSASAAPLQSDVENSNSSELGSGQNDSIKTPDDAENAERGSQTSEDIGEKSNGERSDSPGAGKGTPGSTRMLTRLRNPDSKLSQMKSQQVAAAAHEANKLYKEGREVCAHLGKLKEVLVVNSQGEVSRMNTKKEVVMKGNINNYFKLGQEGKYRVYHNQYATNSFALNKHQHREDHDKRRHLSHKFCLTPAGEFKWNGSVHGSKVLTISTLRLTIIQLENNIPASFLHPNWASHRSNWIKAVQMCSKPREFALALAILECAIKPVVMLPIWRESLGHTRLRRMTAIEREEKEKVKKKERKQEEEETMQQATWVKYTFPVKHQVWKQKGEEYRVTGYGGWSWISKTHVHRFMPKLPGNTNANYRKLLPTKSEDEKCNLDKRKGPIKVKIEKDRTKDSHDLQAKDKADVSETLEKVQVKEEKSREEKVEVDTISESLDHAKDKVEKEIDGENDKIIKEEPMDVDDVKIESPIKDEDSHCKLDIINVSEGFHLRTCYKRKVKSSKLDGLLERRIKQFTLEEKQRLERMKLEASAKTVGIRSVSPQKNIDELQMRKVKEGSQFDMSSQDQTYISDKTQTEDAEQDCLPIPKTGELDESSLPLTSRLSKRESQLLDEGSSQSSEGESSIQNDSKENNPEPMTADKCQGQEALGESENSSVDGLKQTNAEGRIKWDVTERSEKPSKQKLPITRVSQRERENLEPVIAERSCRKDGLAVLEKTDSEGNSEQQSKDPENNCMIKSHIEPTSSQESEMEEETAPGKTESKSENKVIFHQKSVSKDLEPFKTELISEKNLESQTLEHMDGAEVDEDLLSSKVTEANGQKKGQELKVETGTINKYLDQTNRNSVTDKKNNKDEETETDLGKEKSAFQMNGKDSDVKVLSNDDCLVKDTCETKAGGDIEPKVNNINKSIPEHEIKPLSFKESPVKPFMNGDIMTEDTKDKNNLDPKSRLQSSPEFESGEGLQPPGEVPNYVQKTEEKQLYPERSAFVGTASTPAHTVCKENNLNNETESMETEAIEDKKSAPSPVTSCEESSLSSDFADQNGVQTYKMENINGESKTKTVITEVTTTTSTVSTESKTVFKVAETVASNDEKTTVVSSTENCAISTVTTTTTVTKLSTPATDSNVDVISVQEHSKTVVTTTVTDSLTTPEGTLVTSMTVSKEYSTKDKVKLMKFARPKKTRSGTALPSYRKFVTKSSKKSIFVLPNDDLKKLARKGGIREVPYFNYNAKPALDIWPYPSPRPTFGITWRYRLQTVKSLAGVSLMLRLLWACLKWDDMAAKAPPGGGTTRTETSETEITTTEIIKRRDVGPYGIRSEYCIRKIICPIGVPEAPKETPTPQRKGLRSSALRPKRPETPKQTGPVIIESWVAEEELELWEIRAFAERVEKEKAQAVEQQAKKRLEQQKQIPAAGVAPAVTTASSTATTVSTPQKVVVGPLAGPVPTGTKVVLTTKVGSPATVTFQQNKNFHQTFATWVKQGQSSSGVVQVQQKVLGIIPSTTGASQTFTSFQPRTATVTIRPNTTGTLGTTSTSQVVQGTPLRPGMTVIRTPLQQSTLGKTIIRTPVVVQQGQTQQVVTQIIRGQPVSTAVSSTSTASSSAGQKTVTSPGTPPQQIQPQTTSQPPRPQQGQVKLTMAQLTQLTQGQGGSQGLTVVIQGQGQTTGQLQLIPQGVTVIPGPGQQLMQAAMPNGTIQRFLFTPLPAAATTASTTTTTVSTSTSATGEQKQGLQAQPTSALPLTQPQSQSQPQAQPQGQNQSTQPVPLAQSQAPQPALQPETQTQPESQTPASVDSPVTPEAQSSKSPVQSPAQTQAQGQSPVQVQSQPQTAILPQGQSQVQPQQPAQVQTTTQQQIQMQPHAPIQIQAQLQQSQPQVVMKQNAVIEHLKQKKTLTPAEREENQRMIVCNQVMKYILDKIDKEEKQAAKKRKREESVEQKRSKQNATKLSALLFKHKEQLKAEILKKRALLDKDLQIEVQEELKKDLTKIKKEKEKAQAAAAAAAAAAAAAAAAAAAPPPPPPPLPPPPPQQHAASVTSSSSTTVPMPVSSQKRKRDEEKDSSASKSKKKKMISTTSKETKKDTKLYCICKTPYDESKFYIGCDLCTNWYHGECVGITEKEAKKMDVYICNDCKRAQEGSSEELYCICRTPYDESQFYIGCDRCQNWYHGRCVGILQSEADLIDEYVCPQCQSTEDAMTVLSPLTDKDYEGLRRVLRSLQAHKMAWPFLEPVDPNDAPDYYGVIKEPMDLATMEERILKRYYKKVTEFVADMTKIFDNCRYYNPSDSPFYQCAEVLESFFVQKLKGFKASRSHNNKLQSTAS; this is encoded by the exons GTAGGAGAAGACAAAGAGTGCATCGTCCTCGTTCTCCAATATTGGAAGAAAAAGATATCCCACCCTTGGAGTTTCCTAAATCCTCAGAGGACTTAATGGTGCCTAGTGAGCATATAATGAATGTTATTGCCATCTATGAGGTACTAAGGAACTTTGGCACTGTTTTACGCCTCTCTCCTTTTCGTTTTGAGGACTTCTGTGCTGCTCTGGTAAGTCAAGAGCAGTGCACACTTATGGCAGAGATGCATATAgtgcttttaaaagcagttttacgTGAAGAAGACACTTCAAATACTACCTTTGGACCTGCTGACCTCAAAGATAGCGTTAATTCCACTTTGTATTTCATAGATGGAATGACGTGGCCAGAGGTTCTGCGGGTATATTGTGAGAGTGACAAGGAATACCATCATGTTCTTCCTTACCAAGAGACAGAGGACTATCCTTATGGACCAGTAGAGAATAAAATCAAAGTTCTGCAGTTCTTAGTGGATCAGTTTCTTACAACAAACATTGCACGTGAAGAGTTAATGTCAGAAGGTGTTATTCAGTATGATGATCATTGTAGGGTTTGTCACAAACTTGGGGATTTGCTTTGCTGTGAAACTTGCTCAGCTGTGTACCATTTGGAGTGCGTGAAACCACCTCTTGAAGAGGTACCAGAAGATGAATGGCAGTGTGAGGTCTGCGTAGCACATAAGGTGCCTGGAGTAACTGACTGTGTTGCTGAAATCCAAAAAAATAAACCATACATTCGACATGAACCTATTGGATATGACAGGCATAGACGAAAATATTGGTTCCTGAACAGAAGAATCATAAT AGAGGAAGATTCAGAAAGTGAGAAGGATAAGAAAATCTGGTACTATAGCACAAAGATACAGCTGGCAGAGTTAATTGAATGCCTAGACAAAGATTACTGGGAAGCTGACCTATGCAAAACTCTGGAAGAAATGCGTGAAGAAATTCATCGGCACATGGATGTGACAGAAGACCTTACTAATAAAGCAAGGGGCAACAACAAGTCTTTCCTTTCTGCAGCAAACG ATGAAATCTTGGACATTATCAGagcaagaaaaggagaaatagtGGAAGACAAAAACACAGCAGATGATGAAGCAGAAAAGGCCAAAAGTGACATTGATAATGACCAGACAGATGCTGAGAGAGGCAAGGAAGAATCTGGAGACCAAGATAAAACTGAGGAAACACCCACTGAGCAAGATGCggaaaaagtgaaaacagaag AGGCAACAGTCGTTGGGGATAAAAGTAACTCTGTGACATCAAGCACTGATGACAGCAACACAAATCCTTCTGCAGGAGAGACTAGTTGCTCTGAAGGCAAGAACGCAATGGGGTGTCAGTCAGAAACCCTTGATAGCAACAACGTGGCAGAGAAGAAGGTGGCATCAGAGCTCCCTCAGGAACTCTCAG AAGAAACTGGTCAGATGATCCCTAGCAACAGTAGCAGTGCATCTGCTGCACCTCTACAGTCAGATGTTGAAAACAGCAACAGTAGTGAGTTGGGCTCTGGGCAGAATGACTCCATTAAGACACCTGATGATGCTGAAAATGCAGAGAGGGGATCCCAGACTTCAGAGGACatag GAGAGAAATCTAATGGCGAAAGAAGTGATTCTCCAGGCGCAGGAAAAGGCACGCCAGGTTCGACGCGAATGCTCACAAGATTACGAAATCCAGATAGCAAGTTGAGCCAGATGAAAAGCCAGCAggttgctgctgcagcacatgaAGCAAATAAGTTATATAAAGAAGGCAGAGAGGTTTGTGCACATCTTGGAAAACTCAAAGAA GTCCTGGTGGTCAACTCTCAAGGTGAAGTTTCCCGAATGAACACAAAGAAGGAAGTTGTGATGAAAGGAAATATCaacaattatttcaaattagGGCAAGAGGGGAAGTATCGTGTTTATCATAATCAGTATGCCACGAATTCATTCGCACTGAACAAGCACCAGCACAGGGAGGACCATGACAAGAGACGACATCTCTCACATAAATTCTGTCTGACTCCTGCTGGAGAGTTCAAATGGAATGGGTCTGTACATGGGTCCAAAGTTCTTACCATATCCACTTTGAGGCTAACTATTATTCAGCTAGAAAACAATATCCCAGCGTCGTTCCTTCACCCTAACTGGGCTTCCCACAG GTCTAACTGGATTAAGGCTGTTCAGATGTGCAGCAAACCTAGAGAATTTGCACTAGCGCTGGCTATATTGGAATGTGCAATTAAACCAGTTGTCATGCTGCCAATCTGGCGGGAATCGTTGGGGCACactag ATTACGCAGAATGACAGCaatagaaagagaagaaaaggagaaagtgaaaaaaaaagagagaaaacaagaagaagaagaaacaatgcAGCAAGCAACGTGGGTGAAATATACATTTCCTGTCAAGCATCAG gtTTGGAAGCAAAAAGGAGAGGAATATAGAGTAACAGGATATGGTGGCTGGAGCTGGATTAGTAAAACACATGTCCACAGGTTTATGCCCAAACTGCCTGGAAATACTAACGCAAATTACAGAAAGTTGCTACCAA CTAAGAGCGAAGATGAAAAATGCAACTTGGATAAACGAAAAGGTCCAATTAAGGTAAAAATAGAGAAAGACAGAACAAAGGATTCTCATGATCTGCAAGCAAAAGACAAAGCAGATGTTTCAGAAACCTTGGAGAAAGtacaagtgaaagaagaaaagtcaCGTGAAGAAAAAGTAGAAGTTGATACAATTTCTGAAAGCTTAGATCATGCAAAAGACAAAG TGGAAAAGGAAATTGATGGTGAAAATGATAAAATCATCAAGGAAGAACCTATGGATGTAGATGATGTGAAAATTGAGTCCCCCATAAAAGATGAGGATAGTCATTGTAAGCTGGATATAATCAATGTTAGTGAGGGATTTCATTTAAGGACTTGCtacaaaaggaaagtaaaatcaTCAAAATTAGATGGACTACTTGAGAGGCGAATAAAACAATTtacactggaagaaaaacaacGTCTAGAAAGGATGAAACTGGAGGCTAGTGCTAAAACTGTAGGCATTCGATCGGTGAGCCCCCAGAAAAACATAGATGAGCTACAAATGAGAAAAGTAAAAGAAGGAAGCCAGTTTGACATGTCTTCCCAAGATCAAACCTATATTTCAGATAAGACCCAAACGGAAGATGCAGAACAAGACTGCTTGCCGATCCCCAAAACTGGTGAGCTAGATGAATCCTCTTTGCCTTTGACAAGCAGGCTATCAAAAAGAGAAAGCCAGCTACTGGATGAAGGCTCATCTCAATCCTCTGAAGGTGAAAGCTCCATTCAGAATGATAGTAAAGAAAACAACCCTGAACCTATGACTGCTGATAAGTGTCAAGGACAAGAGGCTCTTGGAGAGTCTGAGAATTCCTCTGTGGATGGCTTGAAACAAACAAACGCAGAAGGTAGAATCAAATGGGATGTTACGGAAAGAAGCGAAAAACCTTCGAAACAAAAACTACCTATTACCAGAGTATCTCAGCGTGAACGTGAAAACTTAGAGCCAGTGATAGCTGAAAGAAGCTGTAGAAAAGATGGTCTGGCTGTTCTTGAAAAAACAGATTCAGAAGGGAATTCTGAACAGCAGAGCAAAGACCCAGAAAACAATTGTATGATAAAAAGCCATATTGAACCAACATCCTCTCAAGAAagtgaaatggaggaagaaacTGCTCCAGGAAAGACTGAAAGTAAATCTGAAAACAAGGTTATATTTCACCAAAAATCAGTTAGTAAAGATCTAGAACCGTTTAAAACAGAgctaatttctgaaaaaaatcttgaaagtcAAACTCTGGAACACATGGATGGGGCAGAAGTTGATGAGGATTTACTGAGCTCTAAAGTAACTGAGGCTAACGGTCAAAAGAAAGGTCAGGAACTGAAAGTGGAGACAGGTACCATAAACAAGTATCTTGATCAGACAAATCGAAATAGTGTTACTGacaaaaagaataataaagatgaagaaactgagacagacttaggaaaagaaaaatcagcatttcaaaTGAATGGAAAAGACAGTGATGTTAAAGTATTATCAAATGATGATTGCTTAGTTAAAGATACCTGTGAAACTAAGGCAGGGGGTGATATTGAACCAAAagttaataatattaataaatcCATTCCGGAACATGAAATAAAACCATTGAGTTTTAAGGAATCTCCAGTAAAACCATTCATGAATGGTGACATCATGACAGAGGACacaaaggacaaaaataatttggatCCTAAGTCACGTCTGCAGAGTTCACCTGAGTTTGAGTCTGGAGAGGGTCTTCAGCCCCCAGGTGAAGTTCCCAACTATgtacagaaaactgaagaaaaacagctttatcCTGAGAGATCGGCCTTTGTTGGCACTGCCTCCACGCCAGCGCATACGGTCTGTAAAGAAAATAACCTGAATAATGAAACAGAATCTATGGAAACTGAAGCAATTGAGGATAAGAAAAGTGCACCATCACCTGTAACCTCATGTGAGGAATCTAGCTTGAGTAGTGACTTTGCTGATCAGAACGGTGTACAGacatataaaatggaaaatattaatggagaaagtaaaacaaagacTGTTATTACAGAAGTGACTACCACAACATCAACAGTGTCTACAGAATCCAAAACTGTGTTTAAAGTTGCAGAGACTGTAGCTTCTAATGATGAGAAAACAACAGTAGTGTCATCTACAGAAAATTGTGCCATATCCACTGTAACTACCACCACTACTGTAACAAAGCTTAGCACTCCAGCTACAGACAGTAACGTTGATGTCATTTCTGTACAAGAGCACAGTAAAACAGTGGTTACGACAACAGTAACAGATTCACTGACCACCCCAGAAGGCACATTGGTGACTTCCATGACTGTCAGCAAAGAGTATTCTACAAAAGACAAAGTGAAGTTAATGAAATTTGCAAGACCCAAAAAAACTCGTTCTGGAACTGCCTTACCATCTTACAGAAAATTTGTTaccaaaagcagtaaaaaaagcatatttgtttTACCCAATGATGACTTAAAAAAGCTGGCCAGAAAAGGAGGGATCAGAGAAGTTCCCTATTTCAATTACAATGCAAAGCCTGCCTTGGATATCTGGCCATATCCATCCCCAAGGCCAACTTTTGGGATCACTTGGAG GTACCGACTTCAAACAGTAAAATCATTGGCTGGAGTGAGCCTTATGCTGCGATTATTGTGGGCATGTCTCAAATGGGATGATATGGCAGCAAAAGCTCCACCTGGGGGAGGAACTACACGTACAG AAACATCTGAAACTGAAATTACAACAACAGAAATAATCAAGCGAAGAGATGTTGGTCCATATGGAATCCGGTCAGAGTACTgtataagaaaaattatttgtccCATTGGTGTACCAGAGGCTCCGAAAG AAACTCCAACACCCCAGAGGAAGGGACTGCGATCAAGTGCACTAAGGCCAAAAAGGCCAGAAACACCCAAGCAAACGGGCCCTGTTATAATTGAAAGTTGGGTAGCAGAGGAGGAATTGGAACTATGGGAGATCAGGGCATTTGCTGAAAG GGTGGAGAAGGAAAAGGCACAGGCAGTTGAACAACAGGCTAAG AAACGgctggagcagcagaagcagatcCCTGCAGCAGGCGTGGCCCCTGCAGTCACAacagccagcagcactgcaaCTACTGTCTCAACACCACAGAAAGTTGTGGTAGGCCCTTTAGCAGGCCCAGTGCCCACTGGAACTAAAGTAGTGCTTACTACAAAAGTGGGTTCCCCAGCTACAGTAACATTCCAACAGAACAAGAATTTTCATCAGACTTTTGCTACTTGGGTTAAACAAGGCCAGTCTTCATCAG gtGTTGTTCAAGTTCAGCAAAAGGTATTGGGTATCATTCCGTCAACTACCGGTGCAAGTCAAACATTTACTTCATTCCAGCCAAGGACAGCAACTGTAACCATTAGGCCAAATACCACAGGAACATTAGGAACAACAAGCACTTCACAA GTAGTGCAAGGAACACCACTCCGCCCTGGTATGACAGTAATACGGACACCACTTCAGCAGTCAACCCTTGGAAAGACCATCATTCGAACACCTGTAGTGGTGCAACAAG GTCAGACACAGCAAGTGGTGACTCAAATAATCAGGGGTCAGCCTGTCTCAACAGCAGTTTCTAGTACCAGCACAGCTTCTTCCAGCGCTGGACAGAAGACCGTCACGAGTCCTGGCACACCACCTCAGCAAATACAGCCACAAACCACATCGCAGCCCCCTCGCCCTCAGCAGGGACAAGTGAAACTCACTATGGCCCAACTCACGCAGCTAACACAAGGACAG ggtggCAGTCAAGGATTAACTGTGGTAATTCAGGGACAAGGTCAAACTACTGGTCAGTTACAATTAATCCCTCAGGGTGTGACTGTAATACCTGGTCCAGGACAACAGCTTATGCAAGCAGCTATGCCAAATGGTACAattcagagatttcttttcaCCCCACTACCAGCAGCTGCTACTACAGCTAGCACAACTACAACAACAGTTTCTACTTCGACCTCGG CTACAGGGGAACAGAAGCAAGGTCTACAGGCACAGCCAACATCAGCGCTGCCACTGACTCAGCCGCAGTCTCAGAGTCAGCCGCAAGCCCAGCCTCAAGGGCAGAATCAGAGCACTCAGCCGGTGCCGCTGGCCCAGTCGCAGGCACCTCAGCCAGCACTTCAGCCTGAAACTCAGACCCAGCCTGAATCTCAGACTCCGGCATCTGTTGACTCTCCAGTCACTCCTGAAGCACAATCGTCTAAATCTCCAGTTCAGTCGCCAGCACAGACCCAGGCTCAAGGGCAATCTCCAGTGCAAGTCCAGAGTCAGCCGCAGACTGCAATCCTTCCACAAGGCCAGTCCCAAGTCCAGCCTCAGCAACCAGCTCAGGTGCAGACTACAACCCAACAACAGATTCAGATGCAGCCCCATGCTCCCATACAAATTCAAGCTCAGCTGCAGCAATCACAACCTCAG GTGGTTATGAAACAGAATGCTGTCATAGAACACTTGAAACAGAAGAAGACACTGACTCCAGCTGAGAGGGAAGAAAATCAGAG AATGATTGTGTGCAACCAAGTGATGAAATATATTCTGGATAAGatagacaaagaagaaaaacaggcagcTAAGAAACGAAAGCGAGAAGAGAGCGTAGAACAGAAGCGTAGTAAACAGAATGCTACTAAgctctcagctctgcttttcaAGCATAAAGAACAGCTGAAAgctgaaatattgaaaaaaagagCACTTCTGGACAAAGATCTACAAATTGAAGTGCAG GAGGAGCTAAAGAAAGACTTGactaaaattaagaaagaaaaagaaaaagcccaggcagctgccgctgcagcagcagccgcagctgCTGCAGCCGCAGCTGCAGCCGctgcaccaccaccaccgccaccaccactgccaccaccaccaccacagcagcATGCAGCCAGcgtcacctcctcctcctccaccacagTCCCAATGCCAGTATCCTCCCAGAAGAGAAAGCGAGATGAAGAGAAAGATTCGTCAGCTTCCAagtccaagaaaaagaaaatgatttcTACTACctcaaaggaaacaaagaagGACACAAAGCTTTACTGCATCTGTAAAACGCCTTACGACGAGTCTAA GTTCTATATTGGCTGTGATCTTTGTACTAACTGGTATCATGGAGAATGTGTTGGCATCACAGAAAAGGAGGCTAAGAAAATGGATGTGTACATCTGTAATGATTGTAAACGGGCACAAGAGGGCAGCAGTGAGGAATTGTACTGTATCTGCAGAACACCTTATGATGAGTCACA ATTTTACATTGGCTGCGACCGATGTCAGAACTGGTATCATGGGCGCTGTGTTGGCATTTTACAAAGTGAGGCAGATCTCATTGATGAATATGTGTGTCCACAATGTCAGTCCACAGAGGATGCCATGACTGTACTCAGTCCACTCACTGATAAAGATTATGAAGGTTTAAGAAGAGTACTACGTTCTTTACAG GCTCACAAGATGGCATGGCCATTCCTAGAACCAGTAGACCCCAATGATGCACCAGATTATTATGGTGTTATTAAAGAACCAATGG ACCTTGCCACCATGGAAGAAAGAATACTGAAACGTTACTACAAAAAGGTCACGGAGTTTGTGGCGGATATGACCAAAATTTTTGATAACTGTCGTTATTACAATCCAAGTGACTCCCCTTTTTACCAATGTGCAGAAGTTCTTGAATCATTCTTTGTACAGAAACTAAAAGGATTTAAGGCAAGCAG GTCCCATAACAACAAACTGCAGTCTACAGCTTCTTAG